CGCCCCCTGATCACAGCCGTGGCACTGCTCGGCCTGTCAGCCTGTGGGAGCAACCCGCCCGCACCTGCTGCGTCAACATCGCCAACGACGACAACCACCACCGCCACTGCCCCCATCAAGATCGGCCTGGCCCTCGGCGGCGGCGCGGCCAAGGGGTTTGCGCACATTGGGGTGATCAAGATGCTGGAGGCCAACGGCTTCACGCCTGCCGTCATCTCGGGCACCAGCGCGGGCAGCGTGGTGGGTGCGATGTACGCGAGTGGCATGAATGCCTTCGAGTTGCAGGAAAAAGCCGTGGCGCTCGACGAAGCCAAGATCCGCGATCTGCAGTTGTCGTCGGGCGGGCTGGTGCTGGGCCAGAAGCTCGAAGACTATGTGAACGCGCAGGTGGGCAACAAGCCCATCGACAAGCTGGGCAAGCCGTTTGTGGCGGTGTCCACGCGGCTCGAAGACGGCGAGCGCACGGTGTTCAATGTCGGCAACACCGGCCAGGCGGTGCGCGCTTCGAGCAGCGTGCCGGGCGTGTTCCAGCCGGTGGCGATCGGCAAGTATCACTACGTGGACGGCGGCATCACCAGCCCCGTGCCGGTGGATGCGGCGCGCAAGCTGGGCGCGGACATCGTGATCGCGGTCGACATCTCCAACAAGGCGCGTGGTCAGGCTCCTGGCAACATGCTGGGCGCGCTGAACCAGTCGATTGCCATCATGGGCCAGAAGCTGGGCGCGGCAGAACTCGAACGTGCGGACGTGACGATTCGCCCCAAGGTGCTGGACATCGGCCCCGCCGATTTCAGCCAGCGTGCGAATGCGATTGTCGAAGGCGAAAAAGCCACCGTCGCCGTGATGCCGGAAATTCGCAAGCGCGTGGCCGATCTGCAGGCCCAGCGCGCCAAGGCCACTCAGATCGCCCAGCAGGAAGCCGAAGCAGCGCGCCTCAAGAAGTGCATGGACGGCCGATCGAGCATGCAGAAGCTCTCGGGCATGGTGGGCATGGATGGGACTTGCGAGAAGCGGTGACTGAGCATCCGCCAACT
This genomic stretch from Diaphorobacter sp. HDW4B harbors:
- a CDS encoding patatin-like phospholipase family protein codes for the protein MQRKVRTLRPLITAVALLGLSACGSNPPAPAASTSPTTTTTTATAPIKIGLALGGGAAKGFAHIGVIKMLEANGFTPAVISGTSAGSVVGAMYASGMNAFELQEKAVALDEAKIRDLQLSSGGLVLGQKLEDYVNAQVGNKPIDKLGKPFVAVSTRLEDGERTVFNVGNTGQAVRASSSVPGVFQPVAIGKYHYVDGGITSPVPVDAARKLGADIVIAVDISNKARGQAPGNMLGALNQSIAIMGQKLGAAELERADVTIRPKVLDIGPADFSQRANAIVEGEKATVAVMPEIRKRVADLQAQRAKATQIAQQEAEAARLKKCMDGRSSMQKLSGMVGMDGTCEKR